The DNA region GTATGCCCATCGACATGGTGCTGTCAGCGGACACCGGCATGGAGTTCCCGGAAATGTATGAACACCTTGCCAAACTGGACGAGCATCTTTTCCGGGAGCGCGGCATCCATATCACCACGCTGCGGCATCCCAAGGGCTTTGAATACCTGATGTTCGACGAACCCAAGCAGAAGCCCCGCAGTCTGGAAAACCGTGCAAAGCTGGGCATCCCGCCCCACGGCAACGGCTGGCCGGGAATCCGCGTCCGCTGGTGTACCGGGCAGCTCAAAACGCACCTCATCACCAAGGAGGTCAACCGGCTCAAAGGCGAGCTGGGCGCGATCCACTACGTCGGCATCGCCACCGATGAAGCGTGGCGCTGCAAGGACGAGCGGTATCCCCTCGTGGAATGGGGCATCACGGAGGCGCAGGCACTCCAAGCTTGCTATGACCGGGGCTTTGACTTCAGCGGGCTGTATGAGATATACCACCGTGCGTCCTGCTGGTGCTGCCCATTCCAGCGTATCGACGAGCTGCGGAAGCTGCGAAAGCATCACCCGGAGCTGTGGGAAAAGCTGCTGGAGCTGGATCGCCGTGCGCTGGCGCAGTTCGGCCCCGGCCCGCTGAGACAGTTCAAGCAGAACTGGAGCGTGGAGCGGCTGGACGAGCGATTTGCCAAGGAGGACGGTCAAACAGCCTGACCATTCTGCGGAAAGGATTGAAGCAATATGGCTGTATTTCGCGTTGAACGGACGCGGGATTACACGGTGATGTGCAACCATCACCTGAAAGACAGCAATCTTTCCCTGAAAGCCAAGGGGCTGCTCTCCATGATGCTCTCCCTCCCCGACGAGTGGAATTACACCACGCGGGGGCTGGCTACGATCTGCAAGGAGGGCGTGGACGCCATCGGGAAAACGCTCAAGGAGCTGGAGCTGGCGGGCTACATCATCCGCCGTCAGCTTCGCGGCAAGGACGGACGCATTTCCGACACGGAGTACACCATCTTCGAGAAGCCCCGAAAGCCCTCTCCACCGGATACGACTTTACCAGATACGGAAAACCCGTATCTGGATAACCCGGATACGGAGGCACCGGATACGGATAATCCCGCGCAATTAAATACTAAGAAATCTAATACTCAAAAATCAAATACTGATCTATCAAGCACTCATTCATTCTTTCTGCCTGCGGCGGACGGAATGACGGACGGATTTGAGAAAAAAGCGGAGATCAGAGAGCAAATCGAATACGAAATTCTCTGTCAGCAGTATGACCGGATGCAGCTTGATGAGCTGGTGGAGATTATGCTGGAGGTTGCTATGAACCGCAGCCCCACGGTCAAGATCGGGCGGGATGCGGAGTATCCCACCGGCTTCGTGCAACAGCGCTTTGAAAAGATTACCTCCATGCACATCGAAAAGGTCATGGACGGTATCCGCGAGAACACTACCCGCGTTTGGAACACGAAAGCCTATCTCATGGCGGCGCTGTTCAATTCCGTTTCCACCATCGACAACCACTATGCCATGCTGGTCAATCACGATTTTCACGGCGGCCCCTAAAGGCCGCTTTTTTTCATGCCCGATTTTGGGAGAAAGGATTTGATACCGATGAAACGCCCCCTTGCCTACATCACCGCTCCGTGGAGCGAGAATGAGTTTGAGAACACCGAAAATGCCGCCAAGTATTGCAGGGCGGTCTATGACGCGGGCTTTTCGCCCGTCTGCCCCACGCTGTTTCTGCCGCTGTTCCTACGCGATGAGATTCCGCAGGAGCATAAGGACGGCATCGACATGGCGCGGGAGTATCTGCGCCGCGCCCATGTGCTGGTGGTCTGCGGCAGCACCGTGGACGAAAGCGTGAAAAACGACATTGCCGTGGCCGAGCGTCTGCGGATCACCGCCACCACGCTGGACGGCATCCTGACCGTCAAGGGACAGGGGCGCAGAAATGAATAAGCATCTTCTGCACCGGCTGGTGGTACCGCCTTAGTGTCCCGGCATTCTCCCTGCAAATCCAAGGAAAGGAGCGTGATAAGTCATGCAGGAAGAAGTTGAACAGAGAATCGTATCCCTGATGATCTCCTGCGGGAAGCTGGGTGAACAGGAATTTCGTAAGGCCGTTGCCAAGCTGCTGGAGCAGCTAAAAAGCGACCATCAGAAGCATCAGTACAGCAAGGCCAATCCCCACGGAAAAATGACCGTCAAGCAGCTCGCCGCCAAGGATAAGGGATTGCAGAGCATTGAAGTCACCGATCAGAATATCGGCTCATTCAACCGGATCGCCCGGAAGTATGGCATTGACTTCGCTCCATTCAAGGTCAAGGGCGAAAAGCGGTACATGGTGTTCTTCAAAGCGCCGGACGCCGACGCCATGACCGCCGCGTTCAAGGAATACACTGCCAAACAGGTCAGGAAGGCGGAACGCCCCTCGGTGCTGGAAAAGCTGCAACACTTCAAGTCGCTCATTCAGGCGGCAGCGGTTCGGGCAAGACCCGCTTTTGGTTGAAGCCCAATCTGCTCCAATGCACATCAAAAACCTATCCCACCAGCTTCGTCGTCACCGATCCCAAAGGGGACATCGTGGTTTCCTGCGGCCATGCGCTGCAAAAGAACGGGTATCAGATCAAGATTCTCAATTCCCTGAACTTCAAGAAGTCCATGCACTACAACCCGTTCGCCTACATCCACTCGGAAAAGGACATTTTGAAGCTGGTCACGACGCTGATCGCCAACACCAAGGGCGAGGGCAAAGCCGGTGACGATTTCTGGGTGAAAGCGGAAACGCTGCTCTATACCGCCCTCATCGGCTACATCCACTATGAAGCGCCGATGGAGGAACAGAACTTCTCCACGCTCATTGAATTTATCAATGCGATGGAGGTGCGCGAGGACGATGAGGACTTCAAAAATCCGGTGGACTTGATGTTCGACGAGCTGAAAAAGCGCAAGCCAGACCACTTCGCCGTCCGCCAATATGCCAAATTCAAGCTAAGTGCCGGCAAGACCGCGAAAAGCATACTTATTTCCTGCGGCGCACGGCTTGCGCCCTTTGACATTCAGGAGCTTCGGGAGCTGACGGCCTATGACGAGCTGCAACTGGACACGCTGGGCGACCGGAAAACCGCCCTGTTCATCATCATGTCCGATACGGATGATACCTTTAACTTTCTCATTTCCATGTGCTATACCCAGCTTTTCAACCTGTTGTGTGAAAAGGCAGATGATGTGTACGGCGGGCGCTTGCCGGTTCATGTCCGCTGCCTCATTGACGAGGCCGCAAATATCGGCCAGATACCGCGACTTGAAAAGCTGGTTGCGACGATCCGTTCCAGAGAAATCTCCTGCTGCCTTGTCTTACAGGCACAGAGCCAGCTCAAAGCCCTGTATAAAGACAGCGCGGATACGATTGTCGGCAACATGGACTGCTCCATCTTCTTGGGTGGAAAGGAACCCGGTACGCTGAAAGAGCTGGCGGCGGCGCTGGGCAAGGAAACCATCGACAGCTATAACACCGGCGAGAGCCGTGGCCGCGAGGTTTCCCATTCGCTGAACTATCAGAAATTGGGCAAGGAGCTGATGAGCGTGGATGAGCTTGCCGTGCTGGATGGCGGCAAGTGCATCTTGCAGCTTCGCGGCGTCCGCCCGTTTCTGTCCAACAAATATGATCTCACCAAGCATCCCCTCTACCGCTACACAGCGGATTATGACAAGAAATACGCCTTTGACATAGAGCGTTTTCTGTCCCATCGCCTCAAGCTCAAGCCGGATGATGCAGTTGAGGTGTATCAGGCAGACCTTTCCGGTGAACCTGTCGCCTGACGGCGGCAGTCTAATTTGACAACGACTCGATGAAACTTCGTGGAAGAAATGTACCCTCCAAAATCTAAAACATATTTTTCGGAGGTACTATTTATGGCTTTCTTTAATTCTGCTGTTGGTGTTCTTCAGACCCTCGTTGTGGCGCTGGGCGCTGGCCTCGGCATTTGGGGCGCAATCAATCTGCTGGAGGGCTACGGCAACGACAACCGTGCGATGCGTTCCTGACTGAAAAGGTCAGGCACAGGTCGAAGGACGAATGAAGTCCAAAACCTTGGAGAACTGATATTTCGATGGATGAAATGAGGGGGTAACGCCCCGAAGCGTCCACACTAATACTCCGACTGGCATAGGTGCGCAACCGCCGATTGTCAGAAGCTCGGTGAAGTCGGCAGAGAGATGCCGTAGTTTTGGCTGCAAGGCTGAAATCGAAAGCTGTCCAGAGGTGGATAGCGCATCCTATATGCCGGGTGTCAGCCGCACATGGTTAGTATGTATGGAAATACTGACGAACTTCTGAATGTACAAGTCTAAACGTTGATACCATCGAAACGGTGGTACTCCTTATACGGAGGTATTCGTGGACAAGTAAAAATGGTTGTTATGAAAGTCCATGTGCCGTTACAGGCGGCACGATTCGTAAAGAATTGAATACAGGCTTAGAGGAAGAACCTAAATGCGGCCCATGATAGAAATATCGGAACGCAGGAAGCTGAAAACATTTAGCCTGTTGCAAGGCTGCGAGATGGTGGATGGGAATACCTTCGTGAGAAGGCAATAACCATTCTTTGTTTCAGTGAAAGTAGTGGCGTAGTACCTATGAAGCCGTGAAAAAGTAAACGGTGGAGGAAAGGCCACAAGTCGAATTTGGCAAAAGAAGCACACACAAAGTGTCGCAAGCCCTGTATGACCAAATTCGATGGAACGCCGTGTGCGGTGAAAGCTGCACGCACGGTGTGGAGCCGGGGAAAAGCTGGAGATCATATCAAATGCTTACCTATGGCTATCTGGTGCTAATGCTCATGTACGGTAAAGAAGCAAGCAACCGAAAACAATAGATAGACCGCCAGCACTACACTATTCCGAACCAAAGACCAAAAGATAAGCATTTTGAGAAAATCTAAACTTTTGGATTTTCCTACAATGCCGACTACGGCGGAATCCCTCCCACTCCTTATATATTTCTTTCTGTATACATTGAATTTGTATTTAGTAAAATGCAGACAACACCACGGATCGGCTTTTGGCTGGACAATTCCAACCAAACACCGCAGCAGACAGTAGAAACCATTCTGAACGTTAGGAAGCCGGTATGATTGTTACATATAAGGGGAAGAAAAATTTCTTTTAGATACTTGTTTTCCTAAAACTGATGTGATATAATAATTAAACTGATGTGATATAATAATTCAATTCCAGAAAAGGAGTAAAAAATATGCGGCAAGGTATTCTTAAATAAAACTATAATCAAATAGTGGGAACAAAGGATTATGATAGTCCCTTTTGTAGGGGCTTAGTTTTTTGTACCCAATTTAAGAATACTTTTGCCTTATCAATTTTGACATATCCCCAAAAACAGCACTCACAAACAGGTGTATGCTGTATATGTGTATGTCCGCAAATTATCATCCCCAGTGGTAAAAGTATTTTACTGCTGGGGATTTTTATGCCCTTCGGGGCAGTAAAGGGAGGACAATCACATGAAAATAATCAATATTGGAATTCTTGCCCATGTAGACGCTGGAAAGACGACCTTGACGGAGAGCCTGCTATATGCCAGCGGAGCCATTTCAGAACCGGGGAGCGTCGAAAAAGGGACAACGAGGACGGACACCATGTTTTTGGAGCGGCAGCGTGGGATTACCATTCAAGCGGCAGTCACTTCCTTCCAGTGGCACAGATGTAAAGTCAACATTGTGGATACGCCCGGCCACATGGATTTTTTGGCGGAGGTGTACCGCTCTTTGGCTGTTTTAGATGGGGCCATCTTGGTGATCTCCGCTAAAGATGGCGTGCAGGCCCAGACCCGTATTCTGTTCCATGCCCTGCGGAAAATGAACATTCCCACCGTTATCTTTATCAACAAGATCGACCAGGCTGGCGTTGATTTGCAGAGCGTGGTTCAGTCTGTTCGGGATAAGCTCTCCGCCGATATTATCATCAAGCAGACGGTGTCGCTGTCCCCGGAAATAGTCCTGGAGGAAAATACCGACATAGAAGCATGGGATGCGGTCATCGAAAATAACGATAAATTATTGGAAAAGTATATCGCAGGAGAACCAATCAGCCGGGAAAAACTTGTGCGGGAGGAACAGCGGCGGGTTCAAGACGCCTCCCTGTTCCCGGTCTATTATGGCAGCGCCAAAAAGGGCCTTGGCATTCAACCGTTGATGGATGCGGTGACAGGGCTGTTCCAACCGATTGGGGAACAGGGGAGCGCCGCCCTATGCGGCAGCGTTTTCAAGGTGGAGTATACAGATTGCGGCCAGCGGCGTGTCTATCTACGGCTATACAGCGGAACGCTGCGCCTGCGGGATACGGTGGCCCTGGCCGGGAGAGAAAAGCTGAAAATCACAGAGATGCGTATTCCATCCAAAGGGGAAATTGTTCGGACAGACACCGCTTATCAGGGTGAAATTGTTATCCTTCCCAGCGACAGCGTGAGGTTAAACGATGTATTAGGGGACCAAACCCGGCTCCCTCGTAAAAGGTGGCGCGAGGACCCCCTCCCCATGCTGCGGACGACGATTGCGCCGAAAACGGCAGCGCAAAGAGAACGGCTGCTGGACGCTCTTACGCAACTTGCGGATACTGACCCGCTTTTGCGTTGCGAAGTGGATTCCATCACCCATGAGATCATTCTTTCTTTTTTGGGCCGGGTGCAGTTGGAGGTTGTTTCCGCTTTGCTGTCGGAAAAATACAAGCTTGAAACAGTGGTAAAGGAACCCTCCGTCATTTATATGGAGCGGCCGCTCAAAGCAGCCAGCCACACCATCCATATCGAGGTGCCGCCCAACCCGTTTTGGGCATCCATAGGACTGTCTGTTACACCACTCTCGCTTGGCTCCGGTGTACAATACGAGAGCCGGGTTTCGCTGGGATACTTGAACCAGAGTTTTCAAAACGCTGTCAGGGATGGTATCCGTTACGGGCTGGAGCAGGGCTTGTTCGGCTGGAACGTAACGGACTGTAAGATTTGCTTTGAATACGGGCTTTATTACAGTCCGGTCAGCACGCCGGCGGACTTCCGCTCATTGGCCCCGATTGTATTGGAACAGGCATTGAAGGAATCGGGGACGCAGCTGCTGGAACCTTATCTCTCCTTCATCCTCTATGCGCCCCAGGAATACCTTTCCAGGGCTTATCATGATGCACCGAAATACTGTGCCACCATCGAAACGGCCCAGGTAAAAAAGGATGAAGTTGTCTTTACTGGCGAGATTCCCGCCCGCTGTATACAGGCATACCGTACTGATCTGGCCTTTTACACCAACGGGCGGAGCGTATGCCTTACAGAGCTGAAAGGATATCAGGCCGCTGTCGGTCAGCCGGTCATCCAGCCCCGCCGCCCGAATAGCCGTATAGATAAGGTTCGGCATATGTTCCACAAGTTAGCTTAACAGCTTGCAAAAGTCATATAAAATGAGATTTGAAAGGAGAATGTAACTTCATGTTTGCTAAAAATTCAAAGGCATATTCTGTCTACCTGCTGTTCCGATTTGTCTCTTCCCTGGCGGTTTCTATGTCCACAGTGCTTTCCATCGTGTACCACCTGGAGGTGGTGCAGCTGGATGCTTTCCAGCTTGTCCTGGTAGGGACGGTTCAGGAGACCTCCTGCTTTCTGTTCGAGATGCCCACCGGTGTGGTGGCGGATTTGTATAGCCGTCGGCGCTCGGTGCTGATTGGAATGTTCCTCTACGGCCTGGGCTTTCTGATGGAGGGTGCGCTACCGTGGTTCGCGCCGGTTCTGCTGGCCCAGGTTGTCTGGGGTTGCGGTGATACCTTCATCACCGGCGCTCTGGAGGCGTGGATTGCCTCGGAGGAAGAGGACAAACCCATAGACAAGGTGTTCCTGCGGGGCAGTCAAATGGGGCAAATCGGCGGCGTTCTGGGCGTGGTGCTGGGCACACTGCTGGGAAACATAAACCTGCAAATGCCTGTCATCTTGGGGGGCAGTTTGTGCTTGTTGTTGGGGCTGGTGATGGTTCGCATCATGCCAGAAACCAACTTCTCCCCTGCTATTGAGGAACGGCAGGGCTTGCTTAAAGACTTTGTCTGCCTGTTCAAGCTCAACCTGGGCTTTGTGAAAGGCGCACCTGTGTTGCTGGCGCTCTTAGCAATCACACTATGCGGGGGACTTGCCAGTGAAGGCTTTGACCGGCTCTCCACCGCTCATTTTCTGGATGACACGGTAATACCCGTTATCGGGCCGCTGAACAGCGTCACTTGGTTCGGTGTTATCAGTCTTATCGGCAACGGCTTAGGTATTCTGGCTTCTCAGTTGCTCATCGCCCGCATGGAGAAAAAAGGGACTGTCAGCCGAACCAGTGTGGTCATGTCCACCAGCGCCGGGTATATCCTGTTCCTGGTTCTCTTCGCGGTGGGGCGGAGCTTTTGGTTCATGTTGTTGGTGTTCCTGCTGGCGGGGCTTATGCGCACCATCAAGGAGCCTGTGCTGGCCGCCTGGATGAACGACCAAGTGGATGAGAAAATGCGCGCCACAGTCTTTTCCACCAGCGGACAGCTGGACTCTTTCGGGCAGATCATCGGCGGGCCTATTGTGGGGCTGGTAGCCCAGCAGGTGTCCATACCCTGGGGGCTGGTCTGTACCGCTTTCCTGCTGTTGCCCGCGCTGTTCTTAGTGCCGGTGGCGGGAAAGAAGCGGGATTGATATGGCATAGTTAAGTTTACTGACGAGCGGGAAATGATTTACCTGTCCTTTTTCAAGCGTATTCCACAGCACGAAATTGGCAGACAGTACGGGCGCAGCCGCAGCACAGCGGGCTACCATATCCGAAAAGTCCTACGGCAGCTCCAAGCGGAAATGGAGGGAATGGCATATGAGAAATAATAGGCTTCTCCCCTATGAAACAATCGTCCAAGCCACCAGCGGGGAGCCGGAAGCGGTGGGAACTGTATTGCAGTATTACCGCCGCCGCATACAATGTGCCGCCCGTGTGAATGGACGGGTAGACCAAGATACAGAGGACTACATCACCCAGACGCTTCTCACAGCTATTTTCAAGTTCCGCTTTGGGAGATAGCCCTACCGCCTACAACTGAATAACCGCCGCTTCGCCGGCAACCAGAAAGCAGTAAATCTATTCAACAGATTTGCTGCTTTTTTTCGTTCCTGTTTGGCATTTTTGAAAATCCCCAGTATGAAAAAACAAAAGGGAAAATTGCCGCCGCAGTTGGCAAAATCCCTTACTTATCCGTGGAGGGTATCAAAGAAAAAAATACTGCCATTGTCCGCCTTTTTCGGCTTGCGTGGTGTTGTAGGGAATAAGGGGAAATTCTAAAAATCTCCGTCCATTTTGCTTTGCGTGGTGTTGTAGGTAGTGAAAGGAAAATTTTCAAGATATGCCGGAATAGCGGGTAGCAAAGCCCTTTTGAAACGTCTTGTTAGCGGAAAGTACGGAAGCCGGGGAACGCCGGAGTTTTTCAGAGCAAGATTCTACCGCAGTACCAAAATTCGCTTATCGCTCATTTTGCCCCTGCGGGAATCTTGTTGGGGAGTGCCTTCCCCAAACCCTGCTTATGCGGCTTACGCCGCTGGAAAATCCCTCAAAATAATTTTTCGGATTTTTCAAAAACAGTTCCGCTTTACACCCTGTTTTTCTCCTATTAGTGAGAGGACACCACGCACAGCCGAAGGAGGTTTTACCATGCGAAAACGATATAACACGCCGCACCGCAGCCGGGTAGTCAAGACACGCATGACCGAGGAAGAATACGCCGAGTTTGCGGAAAGGCTTTCTGCTTACAACATGAGCCAAGCCGAGTTTATCCGGCAAGCCATAACCGGGGCAGCCATACGCCCCATCATAACCGTTTCCCCCGTCAATGACGAGTTGCTTGCCGCTGTCGGGAAGCTGACCGCCGAATACGGCAGGATCGGCGGCAACTTAAACCAGATAGCCCGGACGCTGAACGAGTGGCACAGCCCCTACCCGCAGCTTGCCGGGGAGGTACGGGCGGCGGTTTCCGACCTTGCTGCCCTAAAGTTTGAAGTCTTGCAGAAAGTGGGTGACGCTGTTGGCAACATTCAAACATATCAGCTCTAAAAATGCGGACTATGGCGCAGCGGAAGCCTATCTCACATTTGAGCATGACGAGTTTACCATGAAGCCCACCCTTGATGAAAACGGGCGGCTGATACCGAGGGAGGATTACCGCATTTCTTCCCTCAACTGTGGGGGCGAGGATTTCGCTGTTGCCTGTATGCGGGCTAATCTCCGCTATGAGAAAAACCAAAAACGGGAAGATGTGAAAAGCCACCACTATATCATCAGCTTTGACCCACGGGACGGGACAGACAACGGCTTGACCGTAGACCGGGCGCAGGAGCTGGGCGAGCAGTTCTGTAAAGAGCATTTCCCCGGACACCAAGCCTTAGTCTGCACCCACCCGGACGGGCATAACCACAGCGGCAATATCCATGTGCATATCGTCATCAACTCCCTGCGGATTTATGAAGTCCCGCTTCTGCCCTACATGGACAGACCAGCCGACACACGGGAGGGCTGCAAGCACCGCTGCACCAACGCCGCTATGGAATATTTCAAGAGTGAAGTCATGGAGATGTGCCACCGGGAGGGGCTTTACCAAATCGACCTCCTAAGCGGCAGCAAGGAACGGATAACCGAACGGGAATACTGGGCGGCAAAGAAAGGACAGCTTGCCCTTGATAAAGAGAACGCTGTCAGAGAAGCCGCAGGACAGCCGACCAAGCCCACCAAGTTTGAAACGGACAAGGCGAAGCTGCGCCGGACGATACGGCAGGCACTTTCCCAAGCTGGCAGCTTTGACGAATTTTCTTCCCTTTTGCTGCGGGAGGGTGTGACCGTCAAGGAGAGCCGGGGGCGGCTTTCCTACCTCACGCCGGACAGGACAAAGCCTATCACAGCCCGGAAGCTGGGGGACGATTTTGACAAGGCTGCTGTCCTTGTCCTGCTTACGCAGAACGCCCACAGAGCCGCCGAACAGAGCAAAGCCATACTCGAATACCCTGCCGCGGTTAAAAAGCTGTCACAAGGGGAAAAAACCACAAAAACCACCCCGGCAGACAACACCTTGCAGCGCATGGTTGACCGGGAAGCCAAGCGAGCCGAGGGCAAGGGCGTGGGCTATGACCGCTGGGCGGCAAAGCACAACCTAAAGCAAATGGCAGCTACCGTTACCGCCTATCAGCAGTACGGCTTTTCTTCCCCGGAGGAACTGGACGAAGCCTGTTCTGCCGCCTATACCGCCATGCGGGAAAGCCTTACAGAGCTGAAGCAGATGGAAAAGACGCTGAACGGGAAAAAGGAGCTGCAACGGCAGGTGCTTGCCTATTCCAAGACCCGCCCTGTCCGGGACGGGCTGAAACAGCAGAAAAACGCCAAAGCAAAAGCAGCCTACCGTCAGAAGTACGAAAGCGACTTTATCATAGCAGACGCAGCCGCCCGCTATTTCAGGGAAAACGGCATTTCCAAGCTGCCGAGCTATAAAGCCCTGCAAGCAGAGATTGAAACCCTTATCCAAGAGAAAAACAGCGGCTACAACGATTACCGGGCAAAACGGGAGGAATACCGCCGCTTACAGACTGTCAAGGGCAATATCGACCAGATTTTACACCGGGAGCGCAAGCCTGTGAAAAGGCAGGAACAGGAACGATAAAAACCGCCCCAAAATGTACCCGAACCTATACAGAACAAGGGGGCTGCCCCGTACCCTATCCGCAAATACCAAAGGATTTTTTAACGGGCTTATAGGGCAGAAAAAACCCGAAAATGATACCGAGATGATACAGAATTACCGCCGATACCGCCACACCAGCGGAAACGGCAGAAAGGAGCGCACCCATGCCAAGAATGAGCAAGAAACGGCGGCTGGAATGGTCTTTTTTCCTGCGGCAAGTGAAAGTCGGGAATTCCACCTGCGATCGTATCACATACAATGACCTCTGCCGGGGCTGTACCCATAGCTGCAAGCAGAGCTTCCGGGCGGTTATCATACTCTGCCCCCACTACTACTCCAAACGCCGGAAAAAGGAGGACAGGGACAATGGCAGATAACCGCAAGTATTACTACCTCAAGCTGAAAGAGAACTTTTTTGACAGCGACTCCATTGTGCTGCTG from Vescimonas fastidiosa includes:
- a CDS encoding DUF7768 domain-containing protein, encoding MKRPLAYITAPWSENEFENTENAAKYCRAVYDAGFSPVCPTLFLPLFLRDEIPQEHKDGIDMAREYLRRAHVLVVCGSTVDESVKNDIAVAERLRITATTLDGILTVKGQGRRNE
- a CDS encoding phosphoadenosine phosphosulfate reductase domain-containing protein: MRETIQNANGKQFHAVSLSGGKDSTAMLLLMIERGMPIDMVLSADTGMEFPEMYEHLAKLDEHLFRERGIHITTLRHPKGFEYLMFDEPKQKPRSLENRAKLGIPPHGNGWPGIRVRWCTGQLKTHLITKEVNRLKGELGAIHYVGIATDEAWRCKDERYPLVEWGITEAQALQACYDRGFDFSGLYEIYHRASCWCCPFQRIDELRKLRKHHPELWEKLLELDRRALAQFGPGPLRQFKQNWSVERLDERFAKEDGQTA
- a CDS encoding DUF6017 domain-containing protein, whose amino-acid sequence is MAVFRVERTRDYTVMCNHHLKDSNLSLKAKGLLSMMLSLPDEWNYTTRGLATICKEGVDAIGKTLKELELAGYIIRRQLRGKDGRISDTEYTIFEKPRKPSPPDTTLPDTENPYLDNPDTEAPDTDNPAQLNTKKSNTQKSNTDLSSTHSFFLPAADGMTDGFEKKAEIREQIEYEILCQQYDRMQLDELVEIMLEVAMNRSPTVKIGRDAEYPTGFVQQRFEKITSMHIEKVMDGIRENTTRVWNTKAYLMAALFNSVSTIDNHYAMLVNHDFHGGP
- a CDS encoding VirD4-like conjugal transfer protein, CD1115 family, translating into MQGQGRKAVHGVLQSAGRRRHDRRVQGIHCQTGQEGGTPLGAGKAATLQVAHSGGSGSGKTRFWLKPNLLQCTSKTYPTSFVVTDPKGDIVVSCGHALQKNGYQIKILNSLNFKKSMHYNPFAYIHSEKDILKLVTTLIANTKGEGKAGDDFWVKAETLLYTALIGYIHYEAPMEEQNFSTLIEFINAMEVREDDEDFKNPVDLMFDELKKRKPDHFAVRQYAKFKLSAGKTAKSILISCGARLAPFDIQELRELTAYDELQLDTLGDRKTALFIIMSDTDDTFNFLISMCYTQLFNLLCEKADDVYGGRLPVHVRCLIDEAANIGQIPRLEKLVATIRSREISCCLVLQAQSQLKALYKDSADTIVGNMDCSIFLGGKEPGTLKELAAALGKETIDSYNTGESRGREVSHSLNYQKLGKELMSVDELAVLDGGKCILQLRGVRPFLSNKYDLTKHPLYRYTADYDKKYAFDIERFLSHRLKLKPDDAVEVYQADLSGEPVA
- the tet(40) gene encoding tetracycline efflux MFS transporter Tet(40) gives rise to the protein MFAKNSKAYSVYLLFRFVSSLAVSMSTVLSIVYHLEVVQLDAFQLVLVGTVQETSCFLFEMPTGVVADLYSRRRSVLIGMFLYGLGFLMEGALPWFAPVLLAQVVWGCGDTFITGALEAWIASEEEDKPIDKVFLRGSQMGQIGGVLGVVLGTLLGNINLQMPVILGGSLCLLLGLVMVRIMPETNFSPAIEERQGLLKDFVCLFKLNLGFVKGAPVLLALLAITLCGGLASEGFDRLSTAHFLDDTVIPVIGPLNSVTWFGVISLIGNGLGILASQLLIARMEKKGTVSRTSVVMSTSAGYILFLVLFAVGRSFWFMLLVFLLAGLMRTIKEPVLAAWMNDQVDEKMRATVFSTSGQLDSFGQIIGGPIVGLVAQQVSIPWGLVCTAFLLLPALFLVPVAGKKRD
- a CDS encoding plasmid mobilization protein, yielding MRKRYNTPHRSRVVKTRMTEEEYAEFAERLSAYNMSQAEFIRQAITGAAIRPIITVSPVNDELLAAVGKLTAEYGRIGGNLNQIARTLNEWHSPYPQLAGEVRAAVSDLAALKFEVLQKVGDAVGNIQTYQL
- a CDS encoding helix-turn-helix domain-containing protein; protein product: MRNNRLLPYETIVQATSGEPEAVGTVLQYYRRRIQCAARVNGRVDQDTEDYITQTLLTAIFKFRFGR
- the tet(W) gene encoding tetracycline resistance ribosomal protection protein Tet(W) — protein: MKIINIGILAHVDAGKTTLTESLLYASGAISEPGSVEKGTTRTDTMFLERQRGITIQAAVTSFQWHRCKVNIVDTPGHMDFLAEVYRSLAVLDGAILVISAKDGVQAQTRILFHALRKMNIPTVIFINKIDQAGVDLQSVVQSVRDKLSADIIIKQTVSLSPEIVLEENTDIEAWDAVIENNDKLLEKYIAGEPISREKLVREEQRRVQDASLFPVYYGSAKKGLGIQPLMDAVTGLFQPIGEQGSAALCGSVFKVEYTDCGQRRVYLRLYSGTLRLRDTVALAGREKLKITEMRIPSKGEIVRTDTAYQGEIVILPSDSVRLNDVLGDQTRLPRKRWREDPLPMLRTTIAPKTAAQRERLLDALTQLADTDPLLRCEVDSITHEIILSFLGRVQLEVVSALLSEKYKLETVVKEPSVIYMERPLKAASHTIHIEVPPNPFWASIGLSVTPLSLGSGVQYESRVSLGYLNQSFQNAVRDGIRYGLEQGLFGWNVTDCKICFEYGLYYSPVSTPADFRSLAPIVLEQALKESGTQLLEPYLSFILYAPQEYLSRAYHDAPKYCATIETAQVKKDEVVFTGEIPARCIQAYRTDLAFYTNGRSVCLTELKGYQAAVGQPVIQPRRPNSRIDKVRHMFHKLA
- a CDS encoding relaxase/mobilization nuclease domain-containing protein, with amino-acid sequence MATFKHISSKNADYGAAEAYLTFEHDEFTMKPTLDENGRLIPREDYRISSLNCGGEDFAVACMRANLRYEKNQKREDVKSHHYIISFDPRDGTDNGLTVDRAQELGEQFCKEHFPGHQALVCTHPDGHNHSGNIHVHIVINSLRIYEVPLLPYMDRPADTREGCKHRCTNAAMEYFKSEVMEMCHREGLYQIDLLSGSKERITEREYWAAKKGQLALDKENAVREAAGQPTKPTKFETDKAKLRRTIRQALSQAGSFDEFSSLLLREGVTVKESRGRLSYLTPDRTKPITARKLGDDFDKAAVLVLLTQNAHRAAEQSKAILEYPAAVKKLSQGEKTTKTTPADNTLQRMVDREAKRAEGKGVGYDRWAAKHNLKQMAATVTAYQQYGFSSPEELDEACSAAYTAMRESLTELKQMEKTLNGKKELQRQVLAYSKTRPVRDGLKQQKNAKAKAAYRQKYESDFIIADAAARYFRENGISKLPSYKALQAEIETLIQEKNSGYNDYRAKREEYRRLQTVKGNIDQILHRERKPVKRQEQER